The window CGGCCAGGGCCCAGGCGCTGTAGGCCTCGAAGGGCGCCATGAACAGGCACACGGGCTCCGCGCCATCCAGCAGCTGCATGTGCGCCACCTCGGGCAGTGGGAGCACGGCCGACAGCAGCCAGACCCCCGCGCACACGGCCCGGCGCAGCCGCTGCTGCCGGGGCTGTGGGCCGGGGGCCGCCAGGCTGATGTAGCGGTCGACGCTCAGGCACAGCAGGAAGAAGATGCTGCTGTACATGTTGGCGAAGTAGAAGTAGTGTGTGAAGCGGCAGGAGAAGCCGCCCCAGAGCCAGGTGTAGTCCAGTGCGACCTCCAGCATCCACACGGGCAGGGACAGCACGATGCCCAGGTCCGCCACGGCCATGTGCAGCGCGTACAGGCTGAGCAGGCCCCGGCCCGCGCGCCGCCAGCTGACGCCGATCACCACCACGTTCTCCAGCAGCCCCACCACGAAGATAGCCAGGTACAGCACGAACAGCGTCACTTGCTTCGCGTCCTCCCTGAGCTCCACGTGGCACTCGGGCAGGGTGTGGTTGAAGAAGTAGAGCAGCTCGTCCCAGTTGCGGATCTCCCCAGGGTCGCCGGCGGGCGCCGAGGTGACGGCCCCTGGGGGCGCAGGCCCCGCGTCCTCCCGGGCGGGCATCGGGCCGACACACCCCGAAAGCCGCCTGGCTGGCGTCTCAAGTCCCTGGGCCACAGGGGCCTGGGGGCTTTGGGAAGCGATTCTGGGTCTGAAGAGGCGACAGAGGGAttcatgactttttattttttcaaaaatatgtatttatttgagagggagagagaacacacatagcggagaggcacagagggagaagcaggccaggttgggctcaatcccaggacccctg of the Vulpes lagopus strain Blue_001 chromosome 5, ASM1834538v1, whole genome shotgun sequence genome contains:
- the GPR182 gene encoding G-protein coupled receptor 182; this translates as MPAREDAGPAPPGAVTSAPAGDPGEIRNWDELLYFFNHTLPECHVELREDAKQVTLFVLYLAIFVVGLLENVVVIGVSWRRAGRGLLSLYALHMAVADLGIVLSLPVWMLEVALDYTWLWGGFSCRFTHYFYFANMYSSIFFLLCLSVDRYISLAAPGPQPRQQRLRRAVCAGVWLLSAVLPLPEVAHMQLLDGAEPVCLFMAPFEAYSAWALAVALSTSVLGFLLPFPLMVLFNVLTACRLRRAGRPEGRRHCLLVCAYLGAFAACWLPYHATLLLLTLHGTHVSLHCYLVHLLYFFYDIIDCFAMLHCVLNPLLYNFLSPRFREQLLSAVVHYLPKARARADRRASSSSSSSTQHSIVITKEGTQPTAGGAQAHPGVPN